In one Acidimicrobium ferrooxidans DSM 10331 genomic region, the following are encoded:
- a CDS encoding acetolactate synthase large subunit, with product MNGAELAALTLSDLGVGVVFANPGTSELVLVDALERRGPRPILVTHELVAMGAADAHGRLGRLGAALVHLGPGLSNGLAFVHDARRAHTPMLVLVGEHPRSHRALDTPLTMRIASLAEAIDVPMIAIDDPALIAPQLRAAATIATTQRTPVVVTLDAVAMEREATPSDPSAPPTTAHEAPSIPRARLEAAIDLVRAGECTLLLGARVLEPDARALARAIADDTGLRLLAETFPASHRYGEGAGRIERLAYLPLMARPQLATARSVLVLGTDAPSAWFAHLEQDPRLWPLAAPLVRLDGQDEDPRVVLEHLAKALGVTPAPPPTSQPIPAPDPHAALDGSTLAAVIARAVQADDVVIDEARTAAPALYEQLADARRHHYIGHPGGAIGEGASLALGAATLGASVLAVVADGGFLYAPQAIWTMVREHLDVTVVLAVNGGYRILEIEQTIAGLDLHPELTRLDDPGWDFAGLAAAMGARTTTATTVAELEAALRDRHGVHVIVATVSQ from the coding sequence GTGAACGGAGCCGAACTCGCCGCGTTGACCCTGAGCGATCTCGGCGTCGGGGTAGTCTTCGCCAATCCCGGTACGAGCGAACTGGTTCTCGTCGATGCCCTGGAGCGACGTGGGCCGCGCCCGATTCTCGTTACCCACGAACTCGTCGCGATGGGAGCGGCCGATGCACACGGTCGGCTCGGCAGGCTCGGGGCGGCGCTCGTCCACCTGGGTCCGGGTCTCTCGAACGGCCTCGCCTTCGTCCACGACGCGCGCCGAGCCCACACCCCGATGCTCGTGCTGGTCGGCGAACATCCGCGCTCCCATCGGGCGCTCGATACGCCGCTCACCATGCGGATCGCGTCCCTTGCCGAGGCCATCGACGTCCCGATGATCGCGATCGACGACCCTGCGCTGATCGCCCCCCAACTCCGCGCAGCCGCGACCATCGCCACCACGCAGCGCACGCCGGTCGTCGTCACGCTCGATGCCGTGGCGATGGAACGCGAAGCGACACCCTCCGACCCCAGCGCCCCACCCACGACCGCGCACGAGGCGCCTTCCATCCCCCGAGCGCGCCTCGAAGCCGCGATCGACCTGGTGCGCGCTGGAGAGTGCACCTTGCTCCTCGGCGCTCGCGTTCTCGAGCCCGACGCACGCGCGCTCGCACGTGCCATCGCCGATGACACGGGCCTGCGGCTCTTGGCGGAGACCTTCCCGGCGTCGCATCGCTACGGAGAAGGGGCGGGGCGCATCGAGCGCCTTGCCTACCTGCCCCTCATGGCGCGCCCGCAGCTCGCCACGGCGCGTAGCGTGCTCGTTCTCGGAACCGATGCCCCGTCGGCGTGGTTCGCCCACCTCGAGCAGGATCCGCGGCTCTGGCCGCTCGCTGCGCCCCTCGTACGCCTCGACGGCCAGGACGAGGACCCACGCGTCGTGCTCGAGCACCTCGCCAAGGCGCTCGGGGTCACACCGGCTCCTCCACCGACATCGCAACCCATTCCGGCGCCGGACCCCCACGCAGCGCTCGACGGGTCGACGCTCGCAGCCGTCATCGCACGAGCCGTGCAGGCCGACGACGTCGTCATCGACGAAGCGCGCACGGCTGCCCCCGCGCTCTACGAACAACTCGCCGACGCGCGACGCCACCACTACATCGGTCACCCTGGCGGTGCCATCGGGGAAGGGGCGTCGCTCGCGCTGGGGGCAGCCACGCTCGGCGCTTCCGTCCTCGCTGTGGTGGCCGACGGAGGGTTCCTCTATGCGCCGCAGGCCATCTGGACCATGGTTCGCGAGCACCTCGACGTCACCGTGGTACTCGCGGTGAACGGCGGCTACCGCATCCTCGAGATCGAGCAGACCATCGCTGGGCTCGACCTCCACCCGGAGCTCACCCGCCTCGACGACCCAGGCTGGGACTTCGCTGGCCTGGCTGCTGCGATGGGCGCACGAACGACGACCGCCACAACGGTCGCAGAGCTCGAGGCGGCGCTACGAGATCGACATGGCGTCCACGTCATCGTCGCGACCGTCTCCCAATGA